In Niveispirillum cyanobacteriorum, the following proteins share a genomic window:
- a CDS encoding Txe/YoeB family addiction module toxin: protein MKVVFSEAAWDDYLAWQAQHPEIVGRINDLLQSARRTPFTGIGKPEPLKGPLSGFWSRRITQEHRLVYQVAGAGPDQRIEVLSCRKHY from the coding sequence ATGAAGGTCGTCTTTTCTGAGGCGGCTTGGGACGACTATCTGGCATGGCAGGCCCAGCACCCGGAGATTGTTGGGCGTATCAACGATTTGCTGCAAAGCGCCCGGCGCACGCCCTTCACCGGTATCGGCAAGCCTGAGCCATTGAAGGGTCCGCTGAGCGGCTTTTGGTCCCGCCGGATCACCCAGGAGCACCGCCTCGTGTATCAGGTAGCTGGTGCCGGCCCGGATCAGCGGATAGAGGTTTTGTCTTGCCGCAAGCACTATTGA
- a CDS encoding type II toxin-antitoxin system Phd/YefM family antitoxin has protein sequence MDVVNYSTARQNLAGLMDKVTQDRTPVVVTRQGAEDVILMSMSEFEGWQETVHLLSSPANAEHLRRSMEQLDAGRIVEWNPPE, from the coding sequence ATGGATGTGGTGAATTACAGCACAGCCCGACAGAATTTGGCGGGCCTTATGGACAAGGTTACACAGGATCGAACGCCTGTCGTGGTGACGCGCCAAGGTGCCGAGGATGTGATTTTAATGTCCATGAGTGAGTTCGAGGGGTGGCAGGAGACGGTTCACCTGCTCAGTTCACCCGCGAACGCGGAACATCTGCGGCGATCCATGGAACAATTGGATGCGGGCCGGATCGTTGAATGGAACCCGCCTGAATGA
- a CDS encoding hydantoinase B/oxoprolinase family protein, which yields MTGGRWQFWIDRGGTFTDIVARRPDGRLLTHKLLSENPERYRDAAVQGIRDLLGVAPGEPVPADAVEAVRMGTTVATNALLERKGEKTLLVITAGLGDQLRIGYQARPKIFARRIELPEQLYTSVVEVPERVMADGTVRRPLDMGAARTGLQAAFDAGYRACAIIFMHGYRYPAHEAAVADLAREIGFTQVSASHQVSPLMKLVGRGDTTVADAYLSPILRRYVAQVADALPGIPLYFMQSNGGLTEAARFQGRDAILSGPAGGIVGAVRTAAAEGLDRIIGFDMGGTSTDVSHYAGTYERSLETVVAGVRLRVPMLRIHTVAAGGGSICRFDGARLRVGPESAGSNPGPAAYRRGGPLTVTDCNVMVGKLHPDFFPAVFGPNGNQKLDADVVRAKFAAMAAEVSAATGRAMGAEALAEGFLKIAVENMANAIKHISVQRGYDVTRYALNCFGGAGGQHACLVADALGMTSVYLHPFAGVLSAYGMGLADLGALRDRSVERTLGPDAMAELSSVLDALGADAAAELREQGVTDAGIRLIHTARIKVAGTDATLEVPFGDEGAMRAAFAAEHRQRFGFDVPHRPLVVESLSAEAVAASGEQLSDAVMAEPESVAAPSPRATVPVWMDGVERAVAIHDRDALAPGVAIDGPAILTEATGTTLVEPGWQARVTARGGLILRRVVPLPARVAVGTDADPVMLEVFNNLFMSIAEQMGLALENTAHSVNIKERLDFSCALFDAGGNLIANAPHIPVHLGSMGDSVRTVINARRDSLRPGDAVMLNNPYRGGTHLPDVTVVTPVFDQAGTDILFWVASRGHQADIGGITPGSMPPDSTHIDQEGILIDNFLLVRDGALLEREVVDLLTSSPYPARNIEQNLGDLRAQIAANARGRDELMKMVDLFGIETVTSYMCHVQRNAEEQVRRVIGVLKDGHFDLEMDSGAHVRVAVSIDRAARSARIDFTGTSPQQPGNFNAPSAIVRAAVLYVFRTLVDDDIPLNDGCLQPLEIIIPEGSMLNPRYPAAVVAGNVEVSQAVTNALYGALGVLAAAQGTMNNFTFGNATYQYYETICGGSGAGPGFNGTDGVHTHMTNSRLTDPEVLEWRFPVMLDSFRLRSGSGGQGRWKGGEGVERRIRFLEPMTAAILSNNRRIRPYGAAGGGDALPGGARVERADGRVEVLSATAKAEMGAEDVFVIETPGGGGYGA from the coding sequence ATGACGGGCGGGCGTTGGCAATTCTGGATCGACCGGGGCGGCACCTTCACCGACATTGTGGCCCGCCGACCGGATGGCCGCCTGCTGACCCACAAGCTTCTGTCGGAAAATCCCGAACGCTACCGCGATGCGGCGGTGCAGGGCATCCGCGACCTGCTGGGCGTGGCGCCGGGGGAACCCGTGCCGGCGGACGCGGTGGAGGCGGTGCGCATGGGCACGACGGTTGCCACCAACGCCCTGCTGGAACGCAAAGGGGAGAAGACGCTGCTGGTCATCACGGCCGGCCTGGGTGATCAATTGCGCATCGGCTATCAGGCGCGGCCCAAGATTTTTGCACGCCGGATCGAACTGCCGGAACAGCTTTACACCAGCGTGGTGGAGGTGCCGGAACGCGTGATGGCCGATGGCACCGTGCGCCGCCCCCTGGACATGGGGGCCGCGCGCACGGGCTTGCAGGCGGCATTCGACGCTGGCTACCGCGCCTGCGCCATCATCTTCATGCACGGCTACCGCTATCCCGCACACGAGGCGGCGGTGGCCGATCTGGCGCGGGAGATCGGGTTTACGCAGGTCTCGGCCAGCCATCAGGTCAGTCCCTTGATGAAACTGGTGGGGCGCGGCGATACGACCGTGGCCGATGCCTATCTGTCGCCCATCCTGCGCCGCTATGTGGCGCAGGTGGCCGATGCCCTGCCCGGCATTCCGCTCTATTTCATGCAGTCCAATGGCGGCCTGACGGAGGCGGCACGGTTCCAGGGCCGCGACGCCATTCTGTCGGGTCCCGCCGGCGGGATTGTCGGTGCGGTGCGGACGGCCGCCGCAGAAGGGCTGGACCGTATCATCGGCTTTGACATGGGCGGTACCAGCACCGACGTCTCCCACTATGCCGGCACCTATGAACGCAGCCTTGAGACCGTGGTGGCGGGTGTGCGTCTGCGCGTGCCGATGCTGCGTATCCACACGGTGGCGGCGGGTGGTGGATCCATCTGCCGGTTCGATGGCGCGCGGCTGCGGGTGGGGCCGGAATCGGCGGGCTCCAATCCGGGTCCCGCCGCCTATCGCCGGGGTGGGCCGCTGACGGTCACCGACTGCAATGTCATGGTCGGCAAGCTGCATCCCGATTTCTTCCCCGCCGTCTTCGGTCCCAACGGGAACCAGAAGCTGGACGCCGATGTGGTGCGGGCCAAGTTCGCGGCCATGGCGGCAGAGGTTTCGGCGGCCACGGGCCGGGCCATGGGGGCAGAGGCACTGGCCGAGGGCTTCCTGAAGATCGCCGTTGAAAACATGGCGAACGCCATCAAGCACATCTCGGTCCAGCGCGGCTATGACGTCACCCGTTATGCCCTGAACTGTTTCGGCGGGGCGGGTGGACAGCATGCCTGTCTGGTGGCCGACGCGCTGGGCATGACCAGCGTCTATCTGCACCCGTTTGCGGGCGTGCTGTCGGCCTATGGCATGGGGCTAGCCGACCTGGGGGCCTTGCGCGACCGGTCGGTGGAACGGACGCTGGGGCCGGATGCGATGGCTGAACTGTCATCGGTGCTGGATGCGCTGGGCGCCGATGCGGCGGCGGAACTGCGCGAACAGGGGGTGACCGATGCCGGCATCCGCTTGATCCATACGGCCCGCATCAAGGTGGCGGGCACCGATGCGACGCTGGAAGTGCCATTCGGGGATGAGGGGGCGATGCGCGCCGCCTTTGCGGCCGAACATCGGCAGCGCTTCGGCTTTGACGTACCCCACCGCCCGCTGGTGGTGGAAAGCCTGTCGGCCGAAGCGGTGGCGGCCAGTGGGGAGCAATTGTCGGACGCCGTGATGGCCGAGCCGGAGAGCGTGGCCGCCCCGTCGCCGCGCGCTACCGTGCCCGTCTGGATGGACGGGGTGGAGCGGGCGGTCGCCATCCATGACCGCGACGCCCTGGCCCCCGGTGTTGCCATTGACGGCCCCGCCATCCTGACGGAGGCGACGGGAACCACGCTGGTCGAACCCGGCTGGCAGGCGCGGGTGACGGCGCGCGGCGGCCTGATCCTGCGCCGGGTGGTGCCGCTGCCGGCCCGTGTGGCCGTGGGCACCGATGCCGATCCCGTGATGCTGGAAGTGTTCAACAACCTGTTCATGTCCATCGCCGAACAGATGGGTCTGGCGCTGGAGAACACGGCCCATTCCGTGAATATCAAGGAACGGCTGGATTTTTCCTGCGCCCTGTTCGATGCGGGCGGCAACCTGATCGCCAACGCCCCGCATATCCCGGTGCATCTGGGCTCCATGGGCGACAGCGTGCGCACCGTGATCAATGCTAGGCGCGACAGTCTGCGTCCTGGCGATGCCGTCATGCTGAACAACCCCTATCGCGGCGGCACGCATCTACCCGACGTGACCGTGGTGACGCCGGTCTTTGATCAGGCCGGCACGGACATCCTGTTCTGGGTGGCCAGCCGGGGGCATCAGGCCGATATTGGCGGCATCACGCCGGGTTCCATGCCGCCCGACAGCACCCATATCGATCAGGAAGGCATCCTGATCGATAATTTCCTGTTGGTCCGCGATGGCGCTCTTCTCGAACGCGAGGTGGTGGACCTGCTGACCAGCAGTCCCTATCCCGCCCGCAACATCGAACAGAATCTGGGCGACCTGCGTGCCCAGATCGCCGCCAATGCGCGCGGGCGGGATGAGTTGATGAAGATGGTCGATCTTTTCGGTATCGAAACGGTAACCTCCTACATGTGCCATGTTCAGCGCAATGCCGAGGAGCAAGTGCGCCGGGTGATCGGCGTCCTGAAGGATGGTCATTTCGATCTCGAAATGGATAGTGGGGCGCATGTGCGCGTGGCCGTTTCCATCGACCGTGCGGCCCGGTCGGCGCGGATCGATTTCACCGGCACATCCCCACAGCAGCCGGGCAACTTCAATGCACCCTCGGCCATCGTGCGCGCTGCCGTTCTCTATGTCTTCCGCACCCTGGTGGATGATGACATCCCGTTGAATGATGGCTGCTTACAGCCGCTGGAGATCATCATCCCCGAAGGCAGCATGCTGAACCCACGCTATCCCGCCGCCGTGGTGGCCGGCAATGTGGAGGTCAGCCAGGCCGTGACCAACGCCCTTTACGGGGCGCTGGGCGTTCTGGCGGCGGCCCAGGGGACCATGAACAACTTCACCTTCGGCAATGCGACGTACCAGTATTACGAGACGATTTGCGGCGGATCGGGCGCCGGTCCCGGTTTTAACGGGACGGACGGGGTGCATACCCACATGACCAACAGCCGCCTGACTGATCCGGAGGTGCTGGAATGGCGCTTCCCCGTGATGCTGGACAGTTTCCGCCTGCGCAGCGGTTCGGGCGGGCAGGGCCGCTGGAAGGGCGGGGAGGGCGTGGAACGTCGCATCCGCTTCCTGGAGCCGATGACCGCCGCCATCCTGTCCAACAACCGCCGCATCCGGCCCTATGGCGCGGCGGGCGGTGGTGACGCCTTGCCGGGAGGTGCGCGGGTGGAACGGGCGGACGGCAGGGTGGAGGTCCTGTCCGCCACCGCAAAGGCGGAGATGGGGGCCGAGGACGTATTCGTCATCGAGACGCCGGGCGGCGGGGGCTATGGGGCATAA
- a CDS encoding LytTR family DNA-binding domain-containing protein — MWLIISIALTIMGPFGTIRIPLQERLPYWLGLMAVSCLKWWVWFRLTGPLVGWRERHMALMGVLSVFILHLTLPFEVQVANGFVGGPAPAYLPLYGTAVALGLIICAGIEAARWGMRRHQMTGTSEMAAVVTPAAADMAVTAPALPIDPPSGGLLLRAGVSDPAQVMAVEAEDHYLRLHLSDGRKPLVLYRLRDAMAELSHLDGEQVHRGYWVAGQAVRGLERRDGRKWALRLEGGLLVPVSATFMPMVRKRGWPELTPALER; from the coding sequence ATGTGGTTGATCATATCGATCGCCCTCACCATCATGGGGCCGTTCGGAACGATCCGCATTCCGCTCCAGGAACGCCTGCCCTACTGGCTGGGGCTGATGGCGGTCAGTTGCCTGAAATGGTGGGTCTGGTTCCGGCTTACCGGTCCGCTGGTGGGCTGGCGGGAACGCCATATGGCACTGATGGGTGTTCTGTCGGTGTTCATTCTGCACCTGACCCTGCCGTTCGAGGTGCAGGTGGCCAACGGGTTCGTTGGCGGCCCGGCGCCGGCCTATCTTCCGCTTTATGGTACGGCGGTGGCCCTTGGTCTGATCATCTGTGCCGGTATCGAGGCTGCCCGCTGGGGCATGCGCCGCCATCAGATGACCGGCACGTCCGAGATGGCGGCGGTTGTAACCCCCGCAGCGGCGGACATGGCAGTGACAGCACCGGCTCTGCCCATCGATCCACCCAGTGGCGGTCTGCTGTTGCGGGCCGGGGTGAGCGACCCGGCACAGGTGATGGCAGTGGAGGCAGAGGATCATTACCTGCGCCTGCATCTGAGCGATGGGCGAAAACCGCTAGTCCTGTACCGGCTGCGCGACGCGATGGCCGAGCTGTCACATCTCGACGGGGAGCAGGTGCATCGTGGCTACTGGGTGGCGGGACAGGCCGTGCGCGGCCTGGAACGGCGGGACGGGCGCAAATGGGCGCTGCGGCTGGAGGGCGGTCTGTTGGTCCCCGTCAGCGCCACCTTCATGCCGATGGTGCGCAAACGCGGCTGGCCGGAATTGACCCCGGCCCTGGAACGCTGA
- a CDS encoding amidohydrolase family protein — MTRTALGLLLLTASLISPALAHAPPGAMERPFAPAEKGARVIYAGVTLIDGRGGPAQPGMAVITEGERIANVLPLAQLDAASRTGATLIDLTGQYLIPGLIDSHQHMATPPNRVQAEAQMRRDVFGGVTAVRDMADDLRAINEYARAARVGEVPGPDIWAAALFAGPDFFDDPRTAAAAEGVKPGAVPWMRAVDDTTNLSEAVTLARGTSAIAVKLYDNLRPQDVRAITAEAHRQGLRVWAHGMVFPTPPADVVAAGVDSISHTCYLAYHISNPRPLTYKDRRLVEIDRLKGGDNPEMAALFKDMAKRGIILDATLRVYQEYDKRLTAKPDMKPRPHCTLDVAAALTAQARREGVTIVTGTDGVPPAAHPWPALYDELTLLHSRAGMSTAEVIRAATLDGARVLGQEAEMGSVEAGKLANFVVLARDPLADLGNLTSIRFTVKRGTRLDRTAYRPITAQEMPQDD; from the coding sequence ATGACCCGCACGGCCCTCGGCCTGCTGCTGCTGACGGCGTCACTTATATCCCCCGCCCTGGCCCATGCCCCGCCGGGTGCCATGGAGCGGCCCTTTGCCCCGGCGGAGAAGGGCGCGCGGGTGATCTATGCCGGGGTCACCCTGATCGATGGGCGCGGTGGTCCGGCACAGCCCGGCATGGCGGTGATCACGGAAGGGGAGCGGATCGCCAACGTCCTGCCCCTGGCGCAACTGGACGCGGCCAGCCGCACGGGCGCCACCCTGATCGACCTGACCGGCCAATACCTGATCCCCGGCCTGATCGACAGCCATCAGCATATGGCGACACCGCCCAACCGGGTGCAGGCAGAAGCACAGATGCGCCGCGACGTGTTTGGCGGCGTCACCGCCGTGCGTGACATGGCCGACGACCTGCGCGCCATCAATGAATATGCCCGCGCCGCGCGCGTGGGCGAGGTGCCGGGGCCGGACATCTGGGCCGCCGCCCTGTTCGCGGGTCCCGATTTCTTCGATGATCCGCGCACGGCAGCGGCAGCAGAGGGGGTGAAGCCCGGCGCCGTGCCCTGGATGCGCGCCGTCGATGACACCACCAACCTGTCCGAAGCCGTCACCCTGGCGCGCGGCACGTCCGCCATCGCGGTCAAGCTGTATGATAATCTGCGGCCACAGGATGTCCGCGCCATTACCGCGGAGGCGCACCGCCAGGGCCTGCGCGTCTGGGCCCATGGCATGGTGTTTCCCACCCCGCCCGCCGATGTCGTGGCCGCCGGCGTCGACAGCATTTCCCACACCTGCTACCTCGCCTACCACATCTCCAACCCCCGCCCCCTGACCTACAAGGACCGGCGCCTGGTGGAGATCGACCGGCTGAAGGGTGGCGATAATCCGGAGATGGCGGCCCTGTTCAAGGATATGGCCAAGCGGGGCATCATCCTGGACGCCACCCTGCGCGTTTATCAGGAATATGATAAGCGGCTGACCGCCAAGCCCGACATGAAGCCCCGACCCCATTGTACCCTGGACGTGGCGGCGGCCCTGACGGCGCAGGCCCGGCGCGAAGGCGTCACCATCGTCACCGGCACCGATGGCGTGCCGCCTGCCGCCCATCCCTGGCCCGCGCTCTATGACGAACTGACCCTGCTGCACAGCCGCGCGGGCATGAGCACGGCGGAAGTCATCCGCGCCGCCACGCTGGACGGTGCCCGCGTCCTGGGGCAGGAGGCAGAAATGGGCAGCGTAGAGGCCGGCAAGCTTGCCAATTTTGTGGTGCTGGCCCGCGACCCGCTGGCCGACCTGGGCAACCTGACATCCATACGTTTTACGGTGAAGCGCGGCACCCGCCTTGACCGCACCGCCTATCGCCCCATCACCGCACAGGAGATGCCCCAGGATGACTGA
- a CDS encoding dipeptidase encodes MTEIARRHLLLTGAAAALLPAAVQAATTIPGPTGATSIRDMLVINALGGLGNPNVKPADGASRAEKLRIDQRALDDARRSGLHVVNSTIGWVAGPEEPFEFSVRETASTLLQIRNQPRDLTLILTAGDIERARAEGKIGIIMGFQNAAMFGKDASRVDLFADMGVRVMQLTYNVQNDLGSGSLMPEDQGLTNFGREVMARIEANKVMVDLSHSNRQTCLDAIKAATRPLSINHTGCRAITDLARNKTDAEMRGVADKGGFVGIYFMPFLAKGRVATADDVATHILHAVKVAGEDHVGIGTDGYVTSYDDMDAYMEELRKENEQRVKLGIAAAGESATTTPFIMDLRGPGQFQKLADLLLAKGLKTGQVEKILGRNFLRFARDVWG; translated from the coding sequence ATGACTGAGATTGCCCGCCGCCATCTACTGCTGACCGGGGCTGCGGCGGCCCTGCTGCCAGCTGCGGTACAGGCCGCCACCACCATCCCCGGCCCCACGGGTGCCACCAGCATCCGCGACATGCTGGTCATCAATGCCCTGGGCGGCCTGGGCAATCCCAATGTGAAGCCGGCGGACGGGGCGTCGCGGGCAGAAAAGCTACGTATCGATCAGCGCGCCCTGGACGATGCCCGCCGGTCGGGCCTGCATGTGGTCAACAGCACCATCGGCTGGGTCGCAGGACCGGAGGAGCCGTTTGAGTTCAGCGTGCGGGAGACAGCCTCCACCCTGCTGCAAATCCGCAATCAGCCGCGCGATCTGACCCTGATCCTGACAGCGGGCGACATTGAGCGTGCGCGGGCCGAGGGCAAAATCGGCATCATCATGGGCTTCCAGAACGCCGCCATGTTCGGCAAGGATGCCTCACGCGTCGATCTCTTCGCCGATATGGGCGTGCGGGTCATGCAACTGACCTACAATGTCCAGAATGACCTGGGTTCCGGCAGCCTGATGCCAGAAGACCAGGGCCTGACCAATTTCGGGCGGGAGGTGATGGCCCGGATCGAGGCCAACAAGGTCATGGTCGACCTGTCCCATTCCAACCGCCAGACCTGTCTGGACGCGATTAAGGCGGCGACCCGGCCCCTGTCGATCAACCATACCGGTTGCCGCGCCATCACCGATCTGGCCCGTAATAAGACGGACGCCGAAATGCGCGGCGTGGCTGACAAGGGCGGCTTTGTCGGCATCTATTTCATGCCCTTCCTGGCCAAGGGCCGCGTCGCCACCGCCGATGATGTGGCCACCCATATCCTGCATGCGGTCAAGGTGGCGGGGGAGGACCATGTCGGCATCGGCACCGATGGCTATGTCACCTCCTATGACGATATGGATGCGTACATGGAGGAGCTGCGCAAAGAGAATGAGCAGCGGGTGAAGCTGGGCATTGCGGCGGCGGGCGAAAGTGCCACCACCACCCCCTTCATCATGGATCTGCGTGGACCGGGCCAGTTTCAGAAGCTGGCCGACCTGCTGTTGGCCAAGGGGCTGAAGACCGGACAGGTAGAAAAGATCCTGGGCCGGAATTTCCTGCGCTTTGCGCGCGATGTCTGGGGCTAA
- a CDS encoding RidA family protein: protein MMRHTLVAGLMLAGLSTAPALADDMVFHKSFPGAPFSESVEVDGVLYLSGQLGTDANLKLPDGMAAQGRQVMENIKAAVENRGLTMDHVFKCTVMMADMKQWGDFNKIYITYFKPDRLPARSAFGTNGLALGALLEVECLAKMR from the coding sequence ATGATGAGGCATACACTTGTCGCCGGCCTGATGCTGGCCGGGCTGTCCACGGCACCGGCCCTGGCCGATGATATGGTCTTCCACAAATCCTTTCCCGGCGCCCCCTTCTCCGAATCGGTGGAGGTGGATGGGGTGCTTTACCTGTCGGGACAATTGGGCACCGATGCCAATCTGAAACTGCCCGACGGCATGGCGGCGCAGGGTCGGCAGGTGATGGAGAATATCAAGGCCGCCGTGGAAAATCGCGGCCTGACCATGGACCATGTCTTCAAATGCACCGTCATGATGGCGGACATGAAGCAGTGGGGCGACTTCAACAAGATCTACATCACCTATTTCAAGCCCGACCGCCTGCCCGCCCGCTCCGCCTTCGGCACCAACGGACTGGCCCTGGGTGCCCTGCTGGAGGTGGAGTGTCTGGCGAAGATGCGGTGA
- a CDS encoding flagellar FliJ family protein has protein sequence MKDLKPLIRLNQREVDQRRRVVVQLQESQDRLVAEREQFEQQVIVERDLAATDLMLAKSYPAFARRVEMLREEYERRAATLRLELERAEEALAEAFREQKKFEQVQEQRDLAAKEARRYRETQMFDEVASIRFSRQQGVAEEGEG, from the coding sequence ATGAAGGATTTGAAGCCCCTGATCCGCCTGAACCAGCGGGAGGTGGACCAGCGCCGCCGCGTCGTGGTGCAGCTTCAGGAAAGCCAGGACCGTCTGGTGGCAGAGCGGGAGCAGTTTGAACAACAGGTGATCGTGGAGCGCGACCTCGCTGCCACTGACCTTATGCTGGCTAAATCCTACCCGGCCTTCGCAAGGCGGGTGGAAATGCTGCGCGAGGAATATGAACGCCGCGCTGCCACCCTGCGCCTAGAGTTGGAGCGGGCGGAGGAAGCCCTGGCCGAGGCGTTTCGCGAACAGAAGAAGTTCGAGCAAGTGCAGGAACAGCGCGACCTTGCCGCCAAGGAAGCGCGGCGTTACCGGGAAACCCAGATGTTCGACGAGGTCGCTTCCATCCGCTTTTCCCGCCAGCAGGGGGTAGCGGAGGAGGGCGAGGGGTAA
- the fliI gene encoding flagellar protein export ATPase FliI: MLDHDQLVQEINALPTYAVFGRVTSVLGMMVEVGGVERRLSIGGRCRVITRGGKPVPCEVVGFRGGRALLMPFGTLDDIGLGCRAEVAEGQASIYPTQAWLGRVINALGQPIDGKGPLPTGEVPYLIKAGPPPAHARKRVGAKMDLGVKSINTFLSCCRGQRMGIFAGSGVGKSVLMSMLAKYTEANVSVIGLIGERGREVQEFLEHDLGPEGIARSVVIVATSDEPPLMRRQAAYLTFAVSEFFRDQEQDVLCLMDSVTRFAMAQREIGLSAGEPPTTKGYPPTVFAELPRLLERAGPGTGVGTISGLFTVLVEGGDMEEPIADAVRGILDGHIVMERKIGERGRYPAINILRSVSRTMPGCNTPEQNALVGKARRLMSAYSDMEEMIRLGAYRKGSDAQVDEAIHYNPAIEAFLRQGKGERSTLDQGYAELAAILGGAG, encoded by the coding sequence ATGCTTGATCACGATCAGTTGGTGCAAGAGATCAACGCCTTGCCGACCTACGCCGTTTTTGGCCGCGTCACCTCGGTGCTTGGCATGATGGTAGAGGTGGGTGGGGTGGAACGGCGCCTGTCCATCGGCGGCCGCTGCCGCGTCATCACGCGCGGGGGGAAGCCTGTCCCCTGTGAGGTGGTGGGCTTTCGCGGGGGACGCGCATTGCTGATGCCGTTCGGCACGCTGGACGATATTGGCCTGGGCTGCCGGGCGGAGGTGGCGGAGGGACAGGCGTCGATCTATCCAACGCAAGCCTGGCTGGGCCGGGTCATCAATGCATTGGGACAGCCCATCGACGGCAAGGGCCCGCTGCCCACCGGCGAGGTGCCTTATCTGATCAAGGCCGGCCCGCCGCCTGCCCATGCCCGTAAACGTGTGGGGGCCAAGATGGATTTGGGTGTGAAATCCATCAACACCTTCCTGTCCTGCTGCCGGGGGCAGCGCATGGGCATCTTTGCCGGCTCCGGCGTGGGCAAGTCGGTGCTGATGTCCATGTTGGCCAAATATACGGAGGCCAATGTCAGCGTCATCGGCCTGATCGGTGAGCGCGGGCGCGAGGTGCAGGAATTCCTGGAACATGATCTGGGGCCGGAAGGTATCGCGCGTTCTGTCGTCATCGTGGCGACGTCGGACGAGCCACCCCTGATGCGCCGTCAGGCCGCCTATCTGACCTTCGCCGTGTCGGAATTTTTCCGCGATCAGGAACAGGATGTTCTGTGCCTGATGGACAGCGTGACCCGATTCGCCATGGCCCAGCGTGAGATCGGCCTGTCCGCCGGTGAACCGCCGACCACCAAGGGCTATCCCCCCACCGTCTTTGCCGAACTGCCGCGCCTGCTGGAACGCGCCGGGCCGGGTACGGGCGTGGGCACGATCAGTGGCCTGTTCACGGTGCTGGTCGAGGGTGGCGACATGGAAGAACCCATCGCCGACGCGGTGCGCGGTATCCTGGACGGCCATATCGTGATGGAACGCAAGATTGGCGAGCGGGGGCGTTACCCCGCCATCAACATCCTGCGCTCGGTCAGCCGCACCATGCCCGGCTGTAACACGCCCGAACAGAACGCCCTGGTCGGCAAGGCCCGGCGGCTGATGTCCGCCTATTCCGACATGGAGGAGATGATCCGCCTGGGCGCCTACCGCAAGGGCAGCGACGCGCAGGTGGATGAGGCCATCCATTACAACCCCGCCATCGAGGCCTTTCTGCGCCAGGGCAAGGGGGAGCGCAGTACCCTTGACCAGGGCTATGCCGAACTGGCGGCCATCCTGGGCGGTGCCGGCTGA
- the ctrA gene encoding response regulator transcription factor CtrA: protein MRVLLVEDDAAMQKSIQLMLSAEGGYIVDATSLGEDGLEIGKLYDYDIIILDLMLPDMDGYEVLRRLRASRVNTPILILSGLSDLDNKIKGLGFGADDYLTKPFDKRELIARVQAIIRRSKGHSESIIRTGKLTVNLDAKTATVEGAPLHLTGKEYGILELLSLRKGTTLTKEMFLNHLYGGMDEPELKIIDVFVCKLRKKLTTATEGDNYIETVWGRGYVLRDPAEGAVTTKAAG from the coding sequence ATGCGCGTCCTGCTGGTTGAAGACGATGCCGCGATGCAGAAAAGCATCCAGCTGATGTTGTCCGCCGAAGGTGGGTACATCGTGGACGCCACCAGCCTGGGTGAGGACGGGCTGGAGATCGGTAAACTCTACGACTATGATATCATCATCCTGGACCTGATGCTGCCCGACATGGACGGGTACGAGGTGCTGCGCCGCCTGCGCGCCTCGCGGGTCAACACCCCCATCCTGATCCTGTCGGGCCTGTCCGACCTGGACAACAAGATCAAGGGCCTGGGCTTTGGCGCCGATGATTACCTGACCAAGCCGTTCGACAAGCGTGAATTGATCGCGCGTGTACAGGCCATCATCCGCCGGTCCAAGGGCCATTCGGAAAGCATCATCCGCACCGGCAAGCTGACCGTTAACCTGGATGCCAAGACGGCCACCGTGGAAGGGGCGCCCCTGCACCTGACCGGCAAGGAATATGGCATTTTGGAACTGCTGTCGCTGCGCAAGGGCACGACCCTGACGAAGGAGATGTTCTTGAACCATCTCTATGGCGGCATGGACGAGCCTGAGCTGAAAATCATCGACGTCTTCGTCTGCAAGCTGCGCAAAAAGCTGACCACCGCGACCGAGGGCGACAATTATATCGAGACGGTGTGGGGCCGCGGCTATGTGCTGCGCGACCCGGCCGAAGGTGCCGTAACCACAAAGGCCGCCGGTTGA